One Pseudomonas muyukensis DNA segment encodes these proteins:
- a CDS encoding glycine cleavage system protein R, whose product MSSPTVREQFLVISALGPNPMELANVLSRAAFDNRCAVVTSRLTRHGETSALVLQVGGSWDALARLEATLPGLGKKHGLTLDVVRSADQEVRPQALPYVAYVSAAYRPDIINELCQFFLDHRVELEAMTCDTYLAPQTGSSMLNAQFTVILPAGTQISWLRDQFLDFADALNLDALIEPWRPQNPV is encoded by the coding sequence ATGTCCTCCCCCACCGTTCGCGAACAATTCCTCGTCATCAGCGCCCTGGGTCCCAACCCCATGGAGCTGGCCAATGTCCTGAGCCGCGCGGCCTTCGACAATCGTTGCGCGGTGGTCACCTCGCGCCTGACCCGCCACGGCGAAACCAGCGCCCTGGTGCTGCAGGTCGGCGGCAGCTGGGACGCCCTGGCGCGCCTGGAGGCGACCCTGCCTGGCCTGGGCAAGAAGCACGGCCTGACCCTGGACGTGGTGCGCAGCGCCGACCAGGAAGTACGCCCGCAGGCCCTGCCCTACGTGGCCTATGTCAGTGCCGCCTACCGCCCGGACATCATCAACGAGCTGTGCCAGTTCTTCCTCGACCACCGTGTCGAGCTGGAAGCCATGACCTGCGACACCTACCTGGCGCCGCAGACCGGCAGCAGCATGCTCAACGCCCAGTTCACCGTGATCCTGCCGGCTGGCACCCAGATCAGCTGGCTGCGCGACCAGTTCCTGGACTTCGCCGATGCCCTGAACCTGGACGCGCTGATCGAACCGTGGCGCCCACAGAACCCTGTGTAA
- a CDS encoding MBL fold metallo-hydrolase yields MRFAVLGSGSQGNGTLIASGDTFILVDCGFSLRETERRLALLGVSPRQLSAVLVTHEHADHVHGVGLLSRRYNVPVYMSQGTLRGLRKPVDVAGFLGCGDVLPVGDLQVSATRVEHDAYEPLQYVISDGRRRFGMLTDLGSYDYHLLSRYQGLDALLIEANHCRDLLARGHYPHFLKLRVGGSQGHLNNHQAASLVAELGWQHLQHLVLAHLSSKNNLPHLARQCFVDTLGCDPDWLQVANQDHGLDWRQIA; encoded by the coding sequence GTGCGCTTCGCGGTTCTTGGAAGCGGTAGCCAGGGAAACGGCACGCTGATTGCCAGTGGTGACACCTTCATCCTGGTCGACTGCGGCTTCTCGCTACGCGAAACCGAGCGGCGCCTGGCGCTGCTCGGGGTCTCGCCCCGGCAATTGAGCGCGGTGCTGGTGACCCACGAACATGCCGACCACGTGCATGGGGTAGGGTTGCTGTCGCGCCGCTACAATGTACCGGTCTACATGAGCCAAGGCACATTGCGCGGCCTGCGCAAGCCGGTGGACGTGGCTGGTTTCCTCGGTTGTGGCGATGTGCTGCCAGTCGGTGACCTGCAGGTCAGCGCCACGCGGGTCGAGCACGATGCCTACGAGCCGTTGCAGTACGTGATCAGCGATGGCCGCCGGCGTTTCGGCATGCTTACCGACCTGGGCAGCTACGACTACCACCTGTTGTCGCGTTACCAGGGGCTGGATGCACTGCTGATCGAGGCCAATCATTGCCGGGACCTGCTGGCCCGCGGTCATTACCCGCACTTTCTCAAGTTGCGGGTCGGCGGCAGCCAGGGACATTTGAACAACCACCAGGCCGCGAGCCTGGTGGCCGAGCTGGGCTGGCAGCACCTGCAGCACCTGGTGCTGGCCCACCTCAGCAGCAAGAACAACCTGCCACATCTGGCCCGCCAGTGCTTTGTCGACACCCTCGGGTGCGACCCGGACTGGCTCCAGGTGGCCAACCAGGACCATGGGCTCGACTGGCGCCAGATCGCCTAG
- the bamC gene encoding outer membrane protein assembly factor BamC, with amino-acid sequence MKRLAGLSALALIISSTSGCGWLWGEDGYFRDRGSDYLQAHPTAPMQLPPDASNVKRLDPLLPIPRNVADDRATGEFEVPRPQPLSATANISDFSLQRSGSSRWVLAQRSPAEVWPVTRQFFEDNGFRIAEERPQTGEFNTTWQRFDELSASLGQRLASASSSPDSEVRVRVRMEPGVQRNTSEVYIVSVERPAGSTAEPEFPSTSSNTGADALLVDEMLASMNRSAEKGGSVSLLAARDFDAPSQVSLSEDGSGNPVLYLGSDLDRAWSGVGRALEQGEWRVEDINRSLGLYYINLSEKPDDKQKEPGFFSRLFGSEPSKEEREARAERYQVRLSKVGENVQVTVEKNINTVAPADVARRVLSAIQDRLG; translated from the coding sequence ATGAAGCGACTGGCTGGTCTTTCCGCTCTCGCCCTGATCATCTCCAGCACCAGCGGGTGCGGCTGGCTTTGGGGCGAGGATGGCTATTTCCGCGACCGCGGCAGCGATTACCTGCAGGCGCACCCGACCGCGCCGATGCAGCTGCCGCCGGACGCCAGCAACGTCAAGCGCCTGGACCCGCTGCTGCCGATCCCGCGCAACGTCGCCGACGATCGCGCCACCGGCGAGTTCGAGGTGCCGCGCCCGCAACCGCTGTCGGCCACCGCCAACATCAGCGATTTCAGCCTGCAGCGCAGTGGCAGCAGCCGTTGGGTGCTGGCCCAGCGCTCGCCGGCCGAAGTCTGGCCGGTGACCCGCCAGTTCTTCGAAGACAACGGTTTCCGCATCGCCGAAGAGCGTCCGCAAACAGGCGAATTCAACACCACCTGGCAGCGTTTCGACGAGCTGTCGGCGTCCCTCGGCCAGCGCCTGGCCAGTGCCTCCAGCAGCCCGGACAGCGAAGTCCGGGTGCGGGTGCGCATGGAGCCTGGCGTGCAACGCAATACCTCCGAGGTGTACATCGTCAGCGTCGAGCGCCCGGCCGGCAGCACTGCCGAGCCTGAGTTCCCGTCGACTTCCAGCAACACCGGCGCCGACGCGCTGCTGGTCGATGAAATGCTCGCCAGCATGAACCGCAGCGCCGAGAAGGGCGGTTCGGTCTCGCTGCTCGCCGCCCGCGACTTCGATGCGCCGAGCCAGGTCAGCCTGAGCGAGGACGGCAGCGGCAACCCGGTGCTGTACCTCGGATCCGACCTGGACCGCGCCTGGTCTGGCGTGGGCCGCGCCCTGGAGCAGGGCGAATGGCGCGTCGAGGACATCAACCGCAGCCTGGGCCTGTACTACATCAACCTGTCCGAGAAGCCCGACGACAAGCAGAAGGAGCCTGGCTTCTTCAGCCGCCTGTTCGGCAGCGAGCCGAGCAAGGAAGAGCGTGAGGCCCGTGCCGAGCGCTACCAGGTTCGCCTGAGCAAGGTGGGTGAGAACGTCCAGGTGACCGTCGAGAAGAACATCAACACCGTGGCCCCGGCCGATGTCGCCCGCCGCGTGCTGAGCGCCATCCAGGACCGTCTGGGCTAA
- the dapA gene encoding 4-hydroxy-tetrahydrodipicolinate synthase, with translation MIAGSMVALVTPMDAQGRLDWDSLDKLVDFHLENGTHAIVAVGTTGESATLDVEEHILVIKHVVERVKHSSKRIPVIAGTGANSTAEAVHLTKNAKNAGADACLLVVPYYNKPTQEGLYQHFKHIAEAVDIPQILYNVPGRTSCDMQADTVIRLSKVKNIIGIKEATGDLARGKQILDGVDKDFIVLSGDDPTAVELILMGGKGNISVTANVAPREMADLCEAALAGNAEKARAINEKLMPLHKDLFCEANPIPVKWALVEMGLMHKGIRLPLTWLSEGCHEKVRTALRQSGVLV, from the coding sequence ATGATTGCGGGCAGTATGGTGGCGTTGGTCACACCCATGGATGCACAAGGGCGTCTGGACTGGGACAGCCTCGACAAACTTGTAGACTTCCACCTGGAAAACGGCACCCACGCGATCGTAGCTGTCGGCACCACCGGCGAGTCCGCCACCCTGGATGTCGAAGAACACATCCTGGTCATCAAGCATGTGGTCGAGCGGGTCAAGCACAGCAGCAAGCGGATCCCGGTGATCGCCGGCACCGGTGCCAACTCCACCGCCGAAGCCGTGCACCTGACCAAGAATGCCAAGAATGCCGGCGCCGACGCCTGCCTGCTGGTCGTCCCGTACTACAACAAGCCGACCCAGGAAGGCCTGTACCAGCACTTCAAGCACATCGCCGAAGCCGTCGACATCCCGCAGATCCTCTACAACGTGCCCGGCCGCACCTCCTGCGACATGCAGGCCGACACCGTGATCCGCCTGTCGAAGGTCAAGAACATCATCGGCATCAAGGAAGCCACCGGCGACCTGGCCCGTGGCAAGCAGATCCTGGACGGCGTCGACAAGGACTTCATCGTCCTGTCCGGCGACGATCCGACCGCTGTCGAGCTGATCCTGATGGGCGGTAAAGGCAACATCTCCGTCACGGCCAACGTCGCCCCGCGCGAAATGGCCGACCTGTGCGAGGCCGCCCTTGCGGGCAATGCCGAGAAGGCCCGCGCAATCAACGAAAAACTCATGCCGCTGCACAAGGACCTGTTCTGCGAGGCCAACCCGATTCCGGTGAAATGGGCGCTCGTGGAAATGGGCCTGATGCACAAAGGTATCCGCCTGCCGCTGACCTGGCTGAGCGAAGGCTGTCACGAAAAAGTCCGTACTGCCTTGCGCCAGTCCGGCGTACTGGTTTAA
- the purC gene encoding phosphoribosylaminoimidazolesuccinocarboxamide synthase has translation MEKRDELYRGKAKSVYQTDDADRLILLFRNDTSAFDGKRIEQLDRKGMVNNKFNAFIMQKLEEAGVPTQFDKLLGDNECLVKKLDMIPVECVVRNYAAGSLVKRLGVEEGIKLEPSTFELFLKNDEKGDPFINESHVVAFGWGTAEQLVEMKKLSLKVNEVLSKLFDDAGLLLVDFKLEFGVFHGQIVLGDEFSPDGCRLWDKETRKKMDKDRFRQGLGDVIEAYEEVAKRLGVPL, from the coding sequence ATGGAAAAACGCGACGAACTCTACCGCGGCAAGGCCAAATCGGTTTACCAGACCGACGACGCCGACCGCTTGATCCTGCTGTTCCGTAACGACACCTCGGCGTTCGACGGCAAGCGCATCGAGCAGCTGGACCGCAAGGGCATGGTGAACAACAAGTTCAACGCCTTCATCATGCAGAAGCTCGAAGAAGCCGGCGTGCCGACCCAGTTCGACAAGCTGCTGGGCGACAACGAGTGCCTGGTGAAGAAGCTCGACATGATTCCGGTCGAGTGCGTGGTGCGCAACTACGCAGCCGGTAGCCTGGTCAAGCGCCTGGGCGTCGAGGAAGGCATCAAGCTGGAGCCGTCGACCTTCGAGCTGTTCCTGAAGAACGACGAGAAGGGCGACCCCTTCATCAACGAATCCCACGTTGTCGCGTTCGGCTGGGGCACCGCCGAGCAGCTGGTCGAGATGAAGAAGCTGTCGCTGAAGGTCAACGAGGTGCTGAGCAAGCTGTTCGATGACGCAGGCCTGCTGCTGGTCGACTTCAAGCTGGAATTCGGCGTGTTCCACGGCCAGATCGTCCTGGGCGACGAGTTCAGCCCGGACGGCTGCCGCCTGTGGGACAAGGAAACCCGCAAGAAGATGGACAAGGACCGCTTCCGCCAGGGCCTGGGCGACGTCATTGAAGCCTACGAAGAAGTTGCCAAGCGCCTGGGCGTGCCGCTGTAA
- a CDS encoding peroxiredoxin, which yields MAVAIDQPVSDFQVQATSGQTVSLAELKGQQVVLYFYPKDSTPGCTTEGQGFRDQHAAFQAVNTLVFGVSRDGIKSHENFKAKQAFPFELISDKDEALCQLFDVIKLKKLYGKEYMGVDRSTFLIDKDGVLRQEWRGVKVPGHVDAVLAAAQALNKA from the coding sequence ATGGCCGTAGCCATCGACCAACCCGTCAGCGACTTCCAGGTTCAGGCCACCAGCGGCCAGACCGTCAGCCTTGCCGAGCTCAAGGGCCAGCAGGTGGTGCTGTACTTCTATCCCAAGGACAGCACCCCGGGCTGCACCACCGAGGGCCAGGGCTTTCGCGACCAGCATGCGGCGTTCCAGGCGGTCAACACCCTGGTGTTCGGCGTGTCGCGTGACGGCATCAAGTCCCACGAGAACTTCAAGGCCAAGCAGGCGTTCCCCTTCGAGCTGATCAGCGACAAGGACGAAGCCCTGTGCCAGCTGTTCGACGTGATCAAGCTGAAGAAGCTGTACGGCAAGGAATACATGGGCGTGGACCGCAGCACCTTCCTCATCGACAAGGACGGTGTGCTGCGCCAGGAGTGGCGTGGGGTGAAGGTGCCGGGGCATGTGGATGCCGTGCTGGCGGCGGCGCAGGCCCTGAACAAGGCTTGA